A genomic region of Salvelinus namaycush isolate Seneca chromosome 7, SaNama_1.0, whole genome shotgun sequence contains the following coding sequences:
- the LOC120051189 gene encoding melanocortin receptor 4-like, protein MNATEHHGLISVSYNRNSSTAGTLVSVNKDSEGIGLNDSSTGCYDQLLISTEVFLTLGIVSLLENILVIAAIIKNKNLHSPMYFFICSLAVADMLVSVSNASETIVIALINSGNLSISGSLIKSMDNVFDSMICSSLLASICSLLAIAIDRYITIFYALRYHNIVTVKRALAVISLIWSCCVASGVLFIIYSESTTVLICLITMFFTMLALMASLYIHMFLLARLHMKRIAMLPGNAPMRQHANMKGAITLTILLGVFVVCWAPFFLHLILIISCPRNPYCACFMSHFNMYLILIMCNSVIDPLIYALRSQEMRNTLKEIFCWYSLPNLCVCELPGK, encoded by the coding sequence ATGAATGCCACAGAACACCATGGGTTGATCTCTGTGAGCTATAACAGGAACTCCAGCACTGCTGGGACTCTGGTATCCGTCAACAAAGACTCAGAGGGCATTGGTCTCAATGACTCTTCGACGGGATGTTACGACCAGCTCCTCATCTCCACCGAGGTCTTCCTCACGCTGGGGATTGTCAGTTTATTAGAGAACATCCTGGTGATTGCCGCTATCATCAAGAACAAGAACCTCCACTCTCCCATGTACTTCTTCATCTGTTCTCTGGCCGTGGCCGACATGCTGGTCAGCGTCTCCAATGCCTCCGAGACAATCGTCATAGCCCTGATCAACAGCGGCAACCTGAGCATCTCGGGGTCGCTGATAAAAAGCATGGACAACGTGTTCGACTCCATGATCTGTAGCTCACTGCTGGCGTCGATCTGTAGTCTCTTGGCGATCGCCATAGACCGCTACATCACCATATTCTACGCACTGCGCTACCATAACATTGTGACGGTAAAAAGAGCGCTGGCGGTGATCTCCCTCATATGGTCGTGTTGCGTGGCATCGGGCGTGCTCTTCATCATCTACTCTGAGAGCACCACTGTCCTCATCTGCCTTATCACCATGTTCTTCACCATGCTGGCACTCATGGCCTCGCTCTACATCCACATGTTCCTCCTAGCCCGGCTACACATGAAGAGGATCGCCATGCTGCCTGGGAACGCGCCCATGCGCCAACATGCCAACATGAAGGGCGCCATCACCCTCACCATCCTCCTAGGTGTGTTCGTAGTGTGCTGGGCTCCCTTCTTCCTCCACCTCATCCTCATTATCTCCTGCCCCAGGAATCCCTACTGTGCCTGCTTCATGTCGCACTTCAACATGTACCTCATCCTCATCATGTGTAACTCGGTCATCGACCCACTCATCTACGCACTCCGCAGCCAGGAGATGAGGAATACCTTGAAGGAGATCTTCTGCTGGTACAGCTTgccaaacctgtgtgtgtgtgagctcccTGGGAAGTAG